The following coding sequences are from one Sciurus carolinensis chromosome 11, mSciCar1.2, whole genome shotgun sequence window:
- the LOC124960143 gene encoding olfactory receptor 10A5-like has protein sequence MTAENWTRVSEFVLMSFSSLPTEIQSLLFLTFLTIYLVTLMGNSLIILVTLADPMLHSPMYFFLRNLSFLEIGFNLVIVPKMLGTLIARDTTISFTGCAAQMYFFFFFGVAECFLLATMAYDRYVAICSPLHYPVLMNQRTRAKLAAASWFPGFPVATVQTTWLFSFPFCATNKVNHFFCDSPPVLRLVCADTTRFEIYAIVGTILVVMIPCLLILCSYTRIAAAILQIPSAKGKHKAFSTCSSHLLVVSLFYVSSSLTYFRPKSSNSPESKKLLSLSYTVVTPMLNPIIYSLRNNEVKNALSRTFQKVLALRSHHL, from the coding sequence ATGACTGCTGAAAACTGGACAAGAGTAAGTGAGTTTGTCCTCATGAGCTTCTCTTCCCTACCTACTGAAATACAGTCATTGCTCTTCCTGACATTCCTAACCATCTACCTGGTCACTCTGATGGGAAACAGCCTCATCATTCTGGTGACCTTGGCTGACCCCATGCTGCACagtcccatgtacttcttcctcagaaaCTTGTCCTTCCTGGAGATTGGCTTCAACCTAGTCATTGTGCCCAAAATGCTGGGGACCCTCATTGCCCGGGACACAACCATCTCCTTCACTGGCTGTGCCGCTCagatgtatttcttcttcttctttggggTGGCCGAATGCTTCCTCCTGGCCACCATGGCATATGATCGCTATGTAGCCATCTGCAGTCCCTTGCATTACCCAGTCCTCATGAACCAAAGGACACGTGCCAAGCTGGCTGCTGCCTCCTGGTTTCCAGGGTTTCCTGTGGCTACCGTGCAGACCACGTGGCTCTTCAGTTTTCCATTCTGTGCCACCAACAAGGTgaaccacttcttctgtgataGCCCACCTGTGCTGAGGCTGGTCTGTGCAGACACAACACGGTTTGAGATCTACGCCATCGTGGGGACCATTCTGGTAGTCATGATTCCCTGCCTGCTGATCTTGTGTTCCTACACTCGCATTGCCGCTGCCATCCTCCAGATTCCATCAGCTAAAGGGAAGCACAAAGCCTTCTCtacctgctcctcccacctccttgTTGTCTCCCTGTTCTATGTATCTTCAAGCCTCACCTATTTCCGGCCCAAGTCAAGCAATTCTCCTGAGAGCAAGAAATTGTTATCATTGTCCTACACTGTTGTGACTCCCATGTTGAATCCCATCATATACAGCCTGAGAAATAATGAGGTGAAGAATGCCCTCAGCAGGACCTTCCAAAAGGTCCTAGCTCTCAGAAGCCACCACCTATAG